The sequence CTTACTACAGAACATCTCCGCCAATAGCTGAGTTTATAAGACAATATTCTGTTTTGAAGAAAGCAGTTAGGGTGGGGCTAAGACCGATTGTATGGTTGAGCAGGGAAATTGTGGAATAAAAAACTATTTACCTTTGGTAGGAAAACTTAATCTTCTTTCGCTTTTTTCTTTAATTCATTTAGTTTATTTAGGGCTTCCAGCGGAGTAAGTTCTTCAACTTTTAAATCCTTAATCTCTTCAATAATTGGATGAGTTGGTGTTTTTGGTGAGAAGAATGTTAGTTGGTCTATTTTAATTTTTCGTTTTCTGGATGAACCTTTCTTTGAAGATATGAATTTTTCCCTTTCCAAACTCTTTAAGATGTCGTTTGCTCTTTTTATTACTTCATCGGGCATTCCTGCTAAAGCGGCTACGTGAATTCCGTAACTTTTATCCTGCGCGCCGGGAAGTATTTTTCTTATGAATGTTATTTTTCCTCCCGATTCTTTTACGCCGATATTGTAGTTTTGGGCTTTCTTTAAGAAATCAACCAAGCCGGTAAGTTCGTGGTAATGTGTAGCGAATAATGTTTTGCAGGAAATTTTCGGGTTATTGTGGATATATTCTGCAACAGCCCAGGCTATCGATACGCCGTCATAAGTGGATGTGCCCCTTCCAACTTCATCAAGTATTATTAAACTCTTAGGCGTGGCATTTCGAAGTATCTGCGCTGTCTCGTTCATTTCGACCATAAATGTTGACCTGCCCCTTGTTAAATCGTCGGTTGCGCCGACTCTTGTGAATAATCTATCTACAACAGAAATTGATGCTTCTTTTGCGGGAATGAAACTGCCCATCTGCGCCATTAAAACTATTAAAGCAATCTGGCGTATGTATGTAGATTTTCCCGCCATATTGGGTCCCGTGATGATAATCAACTGATGGTCTTTGCTATCAAGTAGTGTGTTATTTGGAATAAAAGGGTTGTTGGGCATAACTTTTTCCAGCACGGGGTGTCTGCCGTCTTTTATATGGATTTTTCCTGTTTCGGTTATTTCGGGACAGCAGTAATCATTTTTTAACGCAATATCTCCGAGTGAAGAAAGAACATCCAAATTTGCTATGACGGAAGCGGTCTTTTTTATTCTGATTAATTCTTTTAAGATGAGAAGCCGAACCTGTAGAAAAATTTCGTATTCTAATTCTCTCATTTTTTCTTCTGCGCCTATGATGAGGGATTCTTTGTCTTTGAGTTCTTCGGTTATGAACCGCTCACAGTTAACTAAGGTTTGTTTGCGTATATAATTTGACGGCGCTTGTGAAATATTTAAAGATGTTATCTCGATATAATACCCAAAAATTTTGTTAAAACCTACTTTTAGTGATTTAATACCTGTTCGTTCCCGTTCTTTTGTCTGCAATTCGGCAATCCAGGTTTTGCCTTCTCGGGATGCAATTTTTAATTTGTCCAGTTCGCTGTCATATCCTTCTTTTATGACATCTCCTTCGGTCAAAATATATGGTGGATTATCAACGATTGCTTTTTCTATGAGTTCGCG is a genomic window of bacterium containing:
- the mutS gene encoding DNA mismatch repair protein MutS, whose product is MKDETFTPMIQQYLTLKNKYPSAILFFRLGDFYETFFEDAKIASKTLQIVLTARDGGNKKKVPMAGIPHHAVEGYLAKLIRAGHKVAICEQMEDPRKAKGLVKREVVRVITPGTIVESSLLEDKGNNYILSFRPDKDKVGFSFLDCSTGEFKVSEVSLDEFIIEVSRLSPSECLLPESIAKDNDWQNNLNHKIRTFTPYPDYNFSPDVATQTLKEHFNIYSLDGLGLRGFNLGIASAGALLDYVKEMEKTKLEHITNIELYSPSDFMLLDEDTQRNLELLRTFAGEERKDTLYSILDSTLTPMGGRLLKRWMLNPLLDVRTINKRLESVKTFTKNTPLLEELRQNLKEVYDLERIISRLDTNVAKGKDLVALKQSLNKIPQIKQILKECKLPPLLKELASNLDDVKEIRELIEKAIVDNPPYILTEGDVIKEGYDSELDKLKIASREGKTWIAELQTKERERTGIKSLKVGFNKIFGYYIEITSLNISQAPSNYIRKQTLVNCERFITEELKDKESLIIGAEEKMRELEYEIFLQVRLLILKELIRIKKTASVIANLDVLSSLGDIALKNDYCCPEITETGKIHIKDGRHPVLEKVMPNNPFIPNNTLLDSKDHQLIIITGPNMAGKSTYIRQIALIVLMAQMGSFIPAKEASISVVDRLFTRVGATDDLTRGRSTFMVEMNETAQILRNATPKSLIILDEVGRGTSTYDGVSIAWAVAEYIHNNPKISCKTLFATHYHELTGLVDFLKKAQNYNIGVKESGGKITFIRKILPGAQDKSYGIHVAALAGMPDEVIKRANDILKSLEREKFISSKKGSSRKRKIKIDQLTFFSPKTPTHPIIEEIKDLKVEELTPLEALNKLNELKKKAKED